The following are encoded in a window of Ricinus communis isolate WT05 ecotype wild-type chromosome 4, ASM1957865v1, whole genome shotgun sequence genomic DNA:
- the LOC8266339 gene encoding cyclin-dependent kinase 11B isoform X1: MAAGGIDVSRRRSNNCYSNNHLDRYKNGTHHLVYNKNGHHYCSSSRSFSFKRDGISCRDEEKELGEIEAGYGLDRLEDGEIPVCEDGIKLHLERKRKFSPIIWDVEDNLSLKKKALSNFSKLSPPGACGHGLNNVTDAVVAKDTVPAGLEHTADKASGTGGSLGASGSESKSPVIASPSCQEKNGNDDQEKGQREEEEGFPEARNISMSRWASDSDSPRDASFSDDEGSPGETVYRKDSSTRILGGNRLTPTGSIGRDCSAGSSRGDEDFGNQSENGDLMDVDQTRDVIHDVNQMDDSCCQAEEPIAATQRSVDMLEGCRSVYEFERLHEINEGTYGKVYKALDKKTGKPVALKKVKMDVGRDRNLEEYGFPITSLREINILLSFHHPSIVNVREVVVGGLDSVFMVMEYMEHDLKGFMQVRKQPFSTSEVKCLMLQLLEGVKYLHDNWVLHRDLKTSNLLLNNEGDLKICDFGMSRQYGSPLKSYTSLVVTLWYRAPELLLGAKQYSTAIDMWSVGCIMAELLSKEPLFKGKSEIDQLAKIFGVLGTPSEKIWPGFSNLPGAKANFVKQPYNLLRKKFPATFFTGSPVLSDLGLDLLNKLLTYDPEKRLTAEDALNHAWFREVPLPTSKEFMPTLPPQYAKNRISFQERDPFI, encoded by the exons ATGGCGGCAGGGGGAATTGATGTTTCGAGGAGGAGGAGTAATAACTGTTACTCCAATAATCATTTAGATCGATATAAGAACGGTACTCATCATCTGGTGTATAATAAGAATGGGCACCATTATTGCTCAAGTTCCCGgagttttagttttaaaagaGATGGGATTAGCTGTAGAGATGAAGAGAAGGAATTGGGTGAAATTGAAGCTGGATATGGCCTGGATAGGTTGGAGGATGGTGAGATACCAGTGTGTGAAGATGGGATTAAGTTGCATTTGGAGAGGAAAAGGAAGTTCTCACCCATTATTTGGGACGTAGAGGACAATTTATCATTGAAAAAGAAAGCTTTGTCAAATTTTTCTAAGCTTTCTCCACCTGGAGCTTGTGGTCACGGATTAAACAATGTTACAGATGCAGTTGTTGCAAAAGATACTGTCCCAGCTGGGTTAGAGCACACGGCAGATAAGGCATCTGGGACAGGAGGATCATTAGGTGCTTCTGGGTCCGAGTCCAAGTCCCCAGTCATTGCGTCTCCATCATGTCAAGAGAAGAATGGGAATGATGACCAAGAAAAAGGCCAAAGGGAGGAGGAGGAAGGGTTTCCTGAAGCACGGAATATATCCATGTCTCGATGGGCATCTGACAGTGACTCCCCAAGGGATGCAAGTTTCTCTGATGATGAAGGCTCACCTGGAGAAACTGTATACAGAAAGGATTCAAGTACTAGGATCTTGGGCGGTAATAGATTGACACCCACTGGATCCATTGGAAGAGATTGCAGTGCAGGGTCTTCTCGTGGAGATGAAGATTTTGGAAACCAATCAGAAAATGGTGATCTCATGGATGTTGATCAGACTCGTGATGTAATCCACGATGTGAACCAGATGGATGATAGTTGCTGTCAGGCTGAAGAGCCCATTGCTGCTACCCAAAGAAGTGTGGATATGCTCGAGGGCTGTAGAAGTGTGTACGAGTTTGAGAGACTTCATGAAATTAATGAAGGCACATATGGTAAAGTATATAAAGCATTGGATAAGAAGACCGGGAAACCTGTGGCATTGAAGAAAGTGAAGATGGATGTTGGAAGAGATAGGAACTTAGAAGAATATGGTTTCCCTATAACCTCTTTGAGGGAAATTAAcattcttttgtcttttcatCATCCCTCAATTGTGAATGTTAGAGAAGTTGTTGTGGGTGGGCTTGATAGTGTTTTTATGGTGATGGAGTACATGGAACATGATCTCAAGGGGTTTATGCAGGTGAGGAAGCAGCCCTTTAGTACAAGTGAAGTGAAATGCTTGATGCTACAGTTGTTGGAAGGCGTCAAGTATCTTCATGACAACTGGGTGCTTCATAGAGATTTGAAGACATCGAACCTTCTTTTGAACAATGAAGGGGACTTGAAAATATGCGACTTTGGAATGTCACGCCAATATGGAAGCCCGTTGAAGTCTTATACATCTCTTGTGGTTACTTTGTGGTACAG GGCACCTGAGCTTCTATTGGGAGCAAAGCAATATTCTACAGCAATTGACATGTGGTCAGTGGGTTGTATAATGGCTGAGCTGTTATCCAAGGAACCCCTATTTAAAGGGAAAAGTGAAATTGATCAGCTTGCCAAG ATTTTTGGAGTTCTTGGTACACCAAGCGAGAAGATTTGGCCTGGATTTTCCAATTTGCCTGGGGCTAAAGCAAATTTTGTTAAGCAGCC GTATAATTTGCTACGGAAGAAGTTTCCTGCAACATTTTTTACAGGATCCCCTGTTCTTTCAGATTTGGGATTGGACTTGTTAAACAAACTTCTAACATATGACCCAGAAAAG AGATTAACAGCTGAAGACGCCTTGAATCATGCTTGGTTTCGAGAGGTTCCTCTGCCTACATCTAAAGAATTCATGCCTACTCTTCCCCCTCAGTATGCGAAAAACAG GATTAGCTTTCAAGAGAGGGATCCTTTCATATAG
- the LOC8266339 gene encoding cyclin-dependent kinase 11B isoform X2 encodes MAAGGIDVSRRRSNNCYSNNHLDRYKNGTHHLVYNKNGHHYCSSSRSFSFKRDGISCRDEEKELGEIEAGYGLDRLEDGEIPVCEDGIKLHLERKRKFSPIIWDVEDNLSLKKKALSNFSKLSPPGACGHGLNNVTDAVVAKDTVPAGLEHTADKASGTGGSLGASGSESKSPVIASPSCQEKNGNDDQEKGQREEEEGFPEARNISMSRWASDSDSPRDASFSDDEGSPGETVYRKDSSTRILGGNRLTPTGSIGRDCSAGSSRGDEDFGNQSENGDLMDVDQTRDVIHDVNQMDDSCCQAEEPIAATQRSVDMLEGCRSVYEFERLHEINEGTYGKVYKALDKKTGKPVALKKVKMDVGRDRNLEEYGFPITSLREINILLSFHHPSIVNVREVVVGGLDSVFMVMEYMEHDLKGFMQVRKQPFSTSEVKCLMLQLLEGVKYLHDNWVLHRDLKTSNLLLNNEGDLKICDFGMSRQYGSPLKSYTSLVVTLWYRAPELLLGAKQYSTAIDMWSVGCIMAELLSKEPLFKGKSEIDQLAKIFGVLGTPSEKIWPGFSNLPGAKANFVKQPYNLLRKKFPATFFTGSPVLSDLGLDLLNKLLTYDPEKRLTAEDALNHAWFREVPLPTSKEFMPTLPPQYAKNRGN; translated from the exons ATGGCGGCAGGGGGAATTGATGTTTCGAGGAGGAGGAGTAATAACTGTTACTCCAATAATCATTTAGATCGATATAAGAACGGTACTCATCATCTGGTGTATAATAAGAATGGGCACCATTATTGCTCAAGTTCCCGgagttttagttttaaaagaGATGGGATTAGCTGTAGAGATGAAGAGAAGGAATTGGGTGAAATTGAAGCTGGATATGGCCTGGATAGGTTGGAGGATGGTGAGATACCAGTGTGTGAAGATGGGATTAAGTTGCATTTGGAGAGGAAAAGGAAGTTCTCACCCATTATTTGGGACGTAGAGGACAATTTATCATTGAAAAAGAAAGCTTTGTCAAATTTTTCTAAGCTTTCTCCACCTGGAGCTTGTGGTCACGGATTAAACAATGTTACAGATGCAGTTGTTGCAAAAGATACTGTCCCAGCTGGGTTAGAGCACACGGCAGATAAGGCATCTGGGACAGGAGGATCATTAGGTGCTTCTGGGTCCGAGTCCAAGTCCCCAGTCATTGCGTCTCCATCATGTCAAGAGAAGAATGGGAATGATGACCAAGAAAAAGGCCAAAGGGAGGAGGAGGAAGGGTTTCCTGAAGCACGGAATATATCCATGTCTCGATGGGCATCTGACAGTGACTCCCCAAGGGATGCAAGTTTCTCTGATGATGAAGGCTCACCTGGAGAAACTGTATACAGAAAGGATTCAAGTACTAGGATCTTGGGCGGTAATAGATTGACACCCACTGGATCCATTGGAAGAGATTGCAGTGCAGGGTCTTCTCGTGGAGATGAAGATTTTGGAAACCAATCAGAAAATGGTGATCTCATGGATGTTGATCAGACTCGTGATGTAATCCACGATGTGAACCAGATGGATGATAGTTGCTGTCAGGCTGAAGAGCCCATTGCTGCTACCCAAAGAAGTGTGGATATGCTCGAGGGCTGTAGAAGTGTGTACGAGTTTGAGAGACTTCATGAAATTAATGAAGGCACATATGGTAAAGTATATAAAGCATTGGATAAGAAGACCGGGAAACCTGTGGCATTGAAGAAAGTGAAGATGGATGTTGGAAGAGATAGGAACTTAGAAGAATATGGTTTCCCTATAACCTCTTTGAGGGAAATTAAcattcttttgtcttttcatCATCCCTCAATTGTGAATGTTAGAGAAGTTGTTGTGGGTGGGCTTGATAGTGTTTTTATGGTGATGGAGTACATGGAACATGATCTCAAGGGGTTTATGCAGGTGAGGAAGCAGCCCTTTAGTACAAGTGAAGTGAAATGCTTGATGCTACAGTTGTTGGAAGGCGTCAAGTATCTTCATGACAACTGGGTGCTTCATAGAGATTTGAAGACATCGAACCTTCTTTTGAACAATGAAGGGGACTTGAAAATATGCGACTTTGGAATGTCACGCCAATATGGAAGCCCGTTGAAGTCTTATACATCTCTTGTGGTTACTTTGTGGTACAG GGCACCTGAGCTTCTATTGGGAGCAAAGCAATATTCTACAGCAATTGACATGTGGTCAGTGGGTTGTATAATGGCTGAGCTGTTATCCAAGGAACCCCTATTTAAAGGGAAAAGTGAAATTGATCAGCTTGCCAAG ATTTTTGGAGTTCTTGGTACACCAAGCGAGAAGATTTGGCCTGGATTTTCCAATTTGCCTGGGGCTAAAGCAAATTTTGTTAAGCAGCC GTATAATTTGCTACGGAAGAAGTTTCCTGCAACATTTTTTACAGGATCCCCTGTTCTTTCAGATTTGGGATTGGACTTGTTAAACAAACTTCTAACATATGACCCAGAAAAG AGATTAACAGCTGAAGACGCCTTGAATCATGCTTGGTTTCGAGAGGTTCCTCTGCCTACATCTAAAGAATTCATGCCTACTCTTCCCCCTCAGTATGCGAAAAACAG AGGTAACTAA
- the LOC8266338 gene encoding uncharacterized protein LOC8266338: protein MTMPTENGNSTTIEVPFIQAQNEEDDTTQLLSKFLNRLETFLRLFGFCQSSFFSFVLSWLSFLLLGILLPVFMIMFSASANFNKYQINSFEFQILAFQSLAAAISLLCISHNLRKYGVRNFLFVDRCHGHLKEFHQEYADKIHDFFLLLAVWVIPCLLLKIVREVIRFIYVPHDPWWVSLAILIALIISWTYSTIIYLSGCALFNLLCNLQVIHFESYGKLLEQDADVLLYIEEHVRLTHYLSKISHRFRIFFIFELLVVTASEVVALFQTTGNKGIINLINGGDFLIASVAELVGLVICLHAAAKTTHRAQAVASTASKWHALVTCSSSKAAASSSIRDFKGPNMASSMRINYSQCDLESVDYVPVPTNSQLTSSTQAYDMRQAFVAYLQSNPGGFSIFGWMIDRTLINTIFFLEISFVMFVLGKTLTFTPK from the exons ATGACGATGCCAACAGAGAATGGGAACTCGACAACAATTGAAGTACCATTCATACAAGCTCAgaatgaagaagatgataCCACCCAACTTCTCTCCAAGTTTCTCAATCGCTTAGAGACCTTTTTAAGGCTATTTGGTTTTTGTCAGTCCTCCTTTTTCAGCTTTGTACTCTCATGGCTCTCTTTTCTGCTTCTGGGTATACTTCTTCCTGTCTTTATGATCATGTTCTCTGCTTCTGCCAACTTTAACAAGTACCAAATCAACAGCTTCGAGTTTCAGATTTTGGCGTTTCAGTCTCTTGCTGCTGCCATCTCTCTTCTTTGCATATCACATAATTTGAGAAAGTATGGCGTCAGGAATTTCCTCTTTGTGGATAGGTGCCATGGTCACTTAAAAGAATTTCATCAAGAATATGCAGACAAGATTCAT GATTTCTTCTTGCTGCTGGCAGTATGGGTAATACCATGTCTACTTCTGAAGATTGTTCGTGAGGTCATTCGTTTTATCTATGTCCCTCATGATCCTTGGTGGGTTTCTTTGGCTATATTGATTGCTTTGATTATCTCATGGACTTACTCGACAATAATCTATCTGTCTGGTTGTGCTTTATTCAATCTATTGTGCAATCTGCAAGTGATACACTTTGAAAGTTATGGGAAGCTTTTAGAGCAGGATGCGGATGTTTTACTATATATTGAGGAACATGTTCGTCTGACACATTATCTATCTAAGATAAGCCACAGGTTTCgaatcttcttcatttttgAGCTCTTGGTTGTGACAGCTAGTGAGGTTGTGGCTTTGTTCCAAACGACAGGCAACAAAGGAATTATCAATCTCATAAATGGCGGTGATTTTTTA ATTGCTTCCGTAGCTGAGCTTGTTGGATTAGTAATCTGCCTGCATGCAGCTGCAAAGACTACACATAGAGCTCAAGCTGTTGCATCAACTGCTTCCAAATGGCATGCTTTAGTTACTTGCAGCTCCAGCAAAGCGGCTGCATCAAGTAGTATTAGAGATTTCAAGGGTCCCAATATGGCCAGCTCAATGCGAATAAATTACTCTCAATGTGATCTGGAGTCGGTTGACTACGTGCCGGTGCCCACCAATTCCCAATTGACTTCATCCACTCAAGCATATGACATGAGACAAGCTTTTG TGGCATATTTGCAGTCGAATCCTGGaggtttttctatttttggaTGGATGATTGATCGGACACTCATCAACACTATCTTCTTTCTTGAGATCTCGTTTGTCATGTTTGTGCTCGGGAAGACCCTAACTTTCACtcctaaataa